In Amia ocellicauda isolate fAmiCal2 chromosome 7, fAmiCal2.hap1, whole genome shotgun sequence, one genomic interval encodes:
- the cd63 gene encoding CD63 antigen — translation MAVEGGMKCVKFLLFFFNFIFWLCGLALIVIGVLVQMSLQNTLRITNASASGVPIVIISVGVVIFFIAFFGCCGAWKESACMVTMFAILLTLIILVEVAAAIAGYIFKDKVRGILTESFRDLVKTYPDKPENKKVMDDMQSEFHCCGALNASDWQNNSVPDSCCKNVTLDCGKNAQHTDKIYSTGCVVVLENWIKKNLVIVIGVALGIAFFEILGVVFACMLMKAIRSGYEVM, via the exons ATGGCAGTCGAAGGAGGGATGAAGTGTGTGAAGTTCTTGCTCTTTTTCTTCAATTTTATCTTCTGG cTCTGTGGCCTGGCTCTGATTGTGATTGGTGTGCTGGTCCAGATGAGCCTCCAGAACACCCTCCGCATCACCAACGCCTCTGCATCCGGAGTCCCCATCGTGATCATCTCGGTTGGCGTGGTGATCTTCTTCATCGCCTTTTTTGGCTGTTGCGGGGCCTGGAAGGAGAGTGCCTGCATGGTCACCATG tTCGCTATTCTCTTGACCCTCATTATCCTGGTTGAAGTGGCTGCTGCCATCGCTGGATACATCTTCAAGGACAAG GTCCGAGGGATCTTGACCGAAAGTTTTAGGGATCTGGTAAAGACATACCCTGATAAACCGGAAAACAAGAAGGTTATGGATGACATGCAGAGTGAA TTCCACTGCTGTGGAGCCCTGAACGCCTCAGACTGGCAGAACAACTCTGTGCCCGACTCCTGCTGCAAGAACGTGACTCTGGACTGTGGGAAGAACGCACAGCACACCGACAAGATCTACAGCACG GGCTGTGTGGTGGTCCTGGAAAACTGGATAAAGAAGAACTTGGTGATTGTGATTGGAGTGGCTTTGGGCATCGCCTTCTTCGAG ATCCTGGGCGTCGTGTTTGCCTGCATGCTCATGAAGGCCATCCGCAGCGGCTACGAGGTCATGTAG